One Candidatus Buchananbacteria bacterium CG10_big_fil_rev_8_21_14_0_10_42_9 DNA window includes the following coding sequences:
- a CDS encoding transketolase: protein MEATRSGYGHGLVAAGKADKNVVALCCDLTDSTKTNFFEVEFPSRFVEVGVAEQNLAGLGAGMAMVGKIPFIASYATFSPGRNWDQVRVSICYQNLNVKIVGAHAGVSVGPDGATHQALEDIAITRVLPNLTVLAPADYEEAKKATIEAAKIKGPVYIRLARSASAIFTTQKSPFKIGRAEVLTQGTDVTVVASGPLVYQSLLAANEIKKEVSVEVINCHTIKPIDYKTIIKSTKKTGRVVTVEEHQLNGGLGGAVAEVLTRHYPAPQEFVAMPDRFGESGKPEQLLAKFGLDKDGIIKAVKRVLKR from the coding sequence ATGGAAGCTACCCGCTCCGGTTATGGACATGGTTTGGTGGCGGCCGGAAAAGCTGATAAGAATGTGGTGGCACTGTGTTGTGATTTAACTGATTCAACCAAGACAAATTTTTTTGAAGTCGAATTTCCAAGTCGCTTTGTGGAAGTGGGTGTGGCCGAGCAAAATTTAGCCGGTCTAGGCGCCGGCATGGCTATGGTTGGAAAAATTCCGTTTATTGCTTCTTATGCGACCTTTTCTCCCGGCCGTAATTGGGATCAGGTCCGAGTGTCAATTTGTTACCAAAATTTAAATGTTAAAATTGTCGGCGCTCACGCCGGAGTGTCGGTTGGCCCAGACGGCGCCACCCACCAGGCCTTAGAAGACATTGCTATCACTCGCGTGTTGCCTAACTTAACAGTTTTAGCCCCGGCCGACTATGAAGAAGCTAAAAAGGCAACTATTGAAGCGGCTAAAATTAAAGGGCCGGTTTACATTCGGCTGGCCAGGTCGGCTAGTGCTATTTTTACTACCCAAAAGTCACCTTTTAAAATTGGCCGAGCAGAAGTTTTAACCCAAGGCACGGACGTCACGGTAGTCGCAAGTGGCCCGTTGGTTTACCAATCATTATTAGCAGCTAATGAAATCAAAAAAGAAGTTTCGGTTGAAGTGATTAATTGCCATACAATTAAACCAATTGATTATAAAACAATAATTAAGTCAACTAAAAAAACCGGCCGGGTGGTAACAGTTGAAGAGCATCAATTAAATGGCGGATTAGGCGGAGCGGTAGCTGAAGTTTTAACTAGGCATTACCCCGCACCGCAAGAATTTGTGGCTATGCCTGACCGGTTTGGTGAGTCAGGCAAACCTGAACAGCTATTAGCTAAGTTCGGCCTAGATAAGGACGGTATTATAAAGGCAGTTAAAAGAGTGTTAAAGCGCTAA
- a CDS encoding D-glycerate dehydrogenase: MKKHKIFVTRKIPEVGLNLLKKQKNFEVKISPYDRVLTSIELVRKVKNCSSILSLLTDKIDASVMKAAGDNLKIVANYAVGFDNIDINYAKKNKIIVTNTPGVLTDAVAELTMALVLSATKRIVEADKFTRAGKFKGWAPLLFLGAELKGKTLGIVGAGRIGLAVATRAQGLGMKIIYSSHKRNPKFEKATRGKFVSLNALLKNSDVISLHVPLTPQTTHLIGLGQLKQMKSTAYLINTSRGQVVDEHALVKVLQQGTIAGAALDVFECEPRLSQGLNTLRNVVLTPHIASGTIETRSKMAEIAAQNIINVLHDKKPLTPI, encoded by the coding sequence ATGAAAAAACACAAAATATTTGTAACACGAAAAATTCCTGAAGTTGGGTTGAATTTGCTAAAAAAACAAAAAAATTTTGAAGTTAAAATAAGCCCATACGATCGTGTTTTAACTTCAATCGAACTTGTCCGCAAAGTTAAAAATTGTTCCTCCATTTTATCTTTATTAACGGATAAAATTGACGCTTCGGTAATGAAAGCGGCTGGTGATAACTTAAAAATTGTGGCTAATTACGCCGTTGGATTTGACAACATTGACATTAATTATGCTAAAAAAAATAAAATAATAGTCACCAATACGCCAGGAGTTTTAACCGATGCGGTAGCTGAATTGACCATGGCATTAGTTTTATCTGCCACTAAACGAATAGTCGAGGCTGATAAATTTACCCGGGCAGGTAAATTTAAGGGTTGGGCGCCACTGCTTTTTTTAGGGGCTGAGTTGAAAGGTAAAACTTTGGGCATTGTCGGTGCCGGCCGGATTGGTTTGGCGGTTGCGACGAGAGCTCAAGGTTTAGGCATGAAAATAATTTATTCCAGCCACAAAAGAAACCCGAAGTTTGAAAAAGCTACGCGCGGTAAATTTGTAAGTTTAAACGCATTATTGAAAAACTCTGATGTGATTAGTTTGCATGTGCCGCTAACCCCACAAACGACACACTTGATTGGTTTAGGTCAGCTTAAACAAATGAAGTCAACAGCTTACCTTATTAATACCTCACGCGGCCAAGTGGTGGACGAGCACGCTTTGGTGAAAGTTTTACAACAAGGCACAATTGCCGGCGCGGCGTTGGACGTTTTTGAATGCGAGCCACGTCTATCTCAAGGCTTGAATACATTACGAAACGTCGTTTTAACCCCGCACATTGCTTCAGGCACGATTGAAACACGTTCTAAGATGGCAGAAATTGCCGCCCAAAATATAATTAATGTTTTACACGACAAAAAGCCATTAACCCCAATTTAG
- a CDS encoding protein phosphatase — MFGKKHVMMNYNKIADYLYVGSNFCCQMDFDKMLIQKEGIAADVSIEDERVDAPFGLKFFLWLPTKDNTAPTFDQLKAGANFIKEMIDQKKPVYIHCKNGHGRAPTMAAAYLIMAGMGVDEAIALLKKQRPEVHPVAEQIEALRKFSQNK, encoded by the coding sequence ATGTTTGGAAAAAAACACGTCATGATGAATTACAATAAGATTGCCGATTATTTGTATGTCGGCTCAAACTTCTGCTGCCAAATGGATTTTGATAAAATGCTTATTCAAAAAGAAGGGATTGCGGCTGACGTGAGTATTGAAGACGAACGCGTGGATGCCCCCTTTGGCTTAAAATTCTTCTTATGGCTGCCGACCAAAGACAATACGGCGCCTACGTTTGATCAATTAAAAGCTGGCGCTAATTTTATTAAGGAGATGATTGATCAAAAAAAGCCAGTCTACATTCACTGTAAAAATGGCCATGGGCGCGCCCCGACAATGGCGGCGGCTTATTTGATTATGGCTGGTATGGGCGTAGATGAAGCGATTGCTTTACTAAAAAAACAACGTCCTGAGGTCCACCCGGTCGCCGAACAAATTGAAGCATTGAGAAAATTCAGCCAGAATAAATAA